One window of Gloeothece citriformis PCC 7424 genomic DNA carries:
- a CDS encoding YceD family protein has product MDVIYIPNLLKVKDKTKEIHFEEFIPGLDTLTPIRGKLRVRHGGNFLEVAVVAETIMTLTCDRCLKQYNHRLTLNTSELIWLDKNASTPQSYPQEREISWDDLSESLSPDGEFDLQNWLYEQLSLNLPLRRLCSNNCEQPVTSASQAESNVDSRWAALESLKQQLSQ; this is encoded by the coding sequence ATGGATGTCATCTATATTCCTAATCTCCTAAAAGTAAAAGACAAAACCAAAGAGATACACTTTGAAGAGTTCATCCCTGGGCTTGACACTTTAACCCCCATACGAGGAAAATTGAGAGTGAGACATGGAGGCAATTTTTTAGAGGTTGCTGTAGTGGCAGAAACGATCATGACTTTAACTTGCGATCGCTGTTTAAAGCAATATAACCACCGTCTCACCTTAAACACTTCGGAACTTATTTGGTTAGATAAAAACGCCAGTACCCCTCAAAGTTATCCTCAAGAACGGGAAATTTCTTGGGATGATTTATCAGAAAGTCTTTCCCCTGATGGAGAGTTTGATCTGCAAAACTGGTTGTATGAACAATTATCTCTTAATTTGCCTTTGAGACGTTTATGTAGTAATAACTGTGAACAACCAGTAACTTCTGCGTCTCAAGCTGAGTCTAATGTTGATAGTCGTTGGGCGGCTTTGGAAAGTTTAAAACAACAACTTTCTCAATAA
- a CDS encoding AAA family ATPase, which produces MSFYEEFELLLRACYPLIYIPTPEEERLETAIATCAKGVGNRNVYIWDFVDGYQDNPNNEGMGRRNPLQALEYVEKLPPQVGGIFILRDFHRFLEDISISRKLRNLARQLKSQPKNLVIIAPSVEIPSELSEVLTVMEFPLPTTTEIKAEIQRLLGATGQPLGDKLLDEIVRSAQGLSLERIRRVLTRCLASHGKIEPEDVEYVLEEKRQSIRQTQILDFYPATEQISDIGGLDNLKDWLLRRGGAFSERARAYGLPHPRGLLLVGIQGTGKSLTAKAISHHWHLPLLRLDVGRLFGGLVGESESRTRQMINLAEALAPCVLWIDEIDKAFAGVDGKGDGGTTSRVFGTFINWLAEKKSPVFVVATANNIQALPPEMLRKGRFDEIFFVGLPTQEEREAIFTVHLSRLRPHNLKTYDINRLAYETPDFSGAEIEQTIVEAMHIGFSQNRDFTTDDILEAASQIVPLARTAQEQIQFLQNWAAAGKARLASRNTQLNNRIQRQLN; this is translated from the coding sequence ATGAGTTTTTACGAAGAATTTGAGTTACTCCTGAGAGCCTGTTATCCTTTGATATATATTCCTACCCCAGAAGAAGAACGACTAGAAACCGCGATCGCTACTTGTGCTAAAGGGGTGGGAAATCGTAATGTATATATTTGGGACTTTGTGGATGGGTATCAAGATAATCCGAATAATGAAGGGATGGGACGACGTAACCCGTTACAAGCTTTAGAATATGTGGAAAAATTGCCCCCTCAAGTCGGAGGAATTTTTATCTTAAGAGATTTTCACCGCTTTTTAGAAGATATTTCTATCTCTCGGAAATTACGTAATCTGGCAAGACAGTTAAAATCTCAACCCAAAAATTTAGTGATTATTGCCCCAAGTGTGGAAATTCCTTCAGAATTAAGCGAAGTTTTGACGGTTATGGAGTTTCCTTTACCGACTACTACAGAAATTAAAGCAGAAATACAGCGACTTTTAGGGGCAACTGGGCAACCGTTAGGGGATAAACTCTTAGATGAAATCGTTCGTTCTGCCCAAGGGTTATCTTTAGAACGTATTCGTCGGGTGTTAACCCGTTGCCTCGCCAGTCACGGCAAAATTGAACCGGAAGATGTCGAATATGTCCTCGAAGAAAAACGTCAATCTATCCGCCAAACCCAAATTTTAGACTTTTATCCCGCTACTGAACAAATTTCCGATATTGGGGGGTTAGATAACCTCAAAGACTGGTTACTCAGACGAGGAGGGGCATTTAGTGAACGGGCGAGGGCTTATGGGTTGCCTCATCCGCGAGGGTTATTATTAGTCGGTATTCAAGGAACGGGTAAATCTTTAACCGCTAAAGCTATCTCTCACCATTGGCATTTACCCCTCCTACGCTTAGATGTGGGGCGTTTATTTGGGGGGTTAGTCGGAGAGTCGGAGTCTCGTACCCGTCAAATGATTAACCTAGCTGAGGCGCTTGCCCCTTGTGTATTATGGATTGATGAAATTGATAAAGCTTTTGCCGGAGTTGACGGAAAAGGAGACGGCGGAACAACTTCTAGGGTATTTGGAACATTTATTAATTGGTTAGCAGAGAAAAAATCTCCCGTTTTTGTGGTGGCTACCGCTAATAATATTCAAGCTTTGCCCCCGGAAATGTTACGCAAAGGACGGTTTGATGAGATCTTTTTTGTCGGGTTACCCACCCAAGAGGAACGAGAAGCGATTTTTACCGTCCATTTATCTCGGCTGCGCCCTCACAATTTGAAAACTTATGATATTAATCGTTTAGCCTATGAAACTCCTGATTTTTCCGGGGCAGAAATTGAACAAACTATAGTAGAAGCCATGCACATCGGTTTTAGTCAAAATCGAGACTTTACCACTGATGATATATTAGAAGCGGCGAGTCAGATTGTTCCGTTAGCCCGTACTGCCCAAGAACAAATACAGTTCCTACAAAATTGGGCAGCCGCCGGCAAAGCCCGTTTAGCCTCTCGGAACACTCAGTTAAATAACCGTATTCAACGCCAATTGAATTAA
- a CDS encoding Rieske 2Fe-2S domain-containing protein produces the protein MNSQFSWTKQWYPVMPLSYLDASSPTPITLLGKKLVIWRNERQKWVVMDDYCPHKLMQLSKGTITEEGHLMCRHHGWCFNGEGQCTHIPMLGDTQAQQTACNSLKSQVRIYPTQVLQGLLWVWPDESPTAFEESSTKQPATIPECDPDVCATDWHMSDVPVGYTVSVESTFDPSHANFLHEGLGGFSPQTAVPITEFNVVGQISAEDGFTLKHGGYKLDNQDMDATRKFSPPCCNTTVYRYTNGKSLIFQLYFIPTKPGYCRYIGKFITEGNSQTTNSIFKLLPKDLRTGLMHLFTYKLGDQDLTAMHSQETIESSLNQPWQKAYFMPSPADVGIVTFRKWLDEFAGGQPAWQGNLQKSHKSLSDEQLYDRWHRHTKHCPSCRNSVIFIEKVQKACNIATIGLVLLTLVFSLLNLPLTLVLATTGLGVLSLFFSEKLEDIRHLFLSSIPRKGLPVVKVFPTQTQTSEK, from the coding sequence ATGAATTCACAATTTTCCTGGACTAAACAATGGTATCCTGTTATGCCTCTGAGTTATCTGGATGCTTCTTCTCCAACTCCTATCACCCTTTTAGGGAAAAAGTTAGTCATTTGGAGAAATGAACGTCAAAAATGGGTGGTTATGGATGATTATTGTCCTCACAAATTGATGCAATTATCTAAGGGGACTATTACCGAAGAGGGTCATCTGATGTGTCGTCATCATGGATGGTGTTTTAATGGGGAAGGACAATGTACCCATATTCCCATGTTAGGGGATACACAAGCCCAACAAACCGCTTGTAATAGCTTAAAATCTCAAGTGAGAATTTATCCTACCCAAGTTCTTCAAGGATTATTATGGGTATGGCCGGATGAGAGTCCTACGGCTTTTGAAGAGTCTAGCACGAAACAGCCAGCAACCATCCCTGAATGTGACCCCGATGTCTGTGCTACGGACTGGCATATGAGCGATGTTCCTGTCGGGTATACTGTATCGGTAGAAAGTACCTTTGATCCTTCTCATGCTAATTTTCTTCATGAAGGGTTAGGGGGGTTTTCTCCTCAAACCGCAGTCCCTATTACCGAATTTAATGTAGTCGGACAAATTTCTGCCGAAGATGGGTTTACCCTGAAACATGGGGGTTATAAGCTTGATAATCAAGATATGGACGCGACGAGAAAGTTTAGTCCTCCCTGTTGCAATACGACTGTTTATCGATATACTAACGGAAAAAGTCTGATTTTTCAGTTGTATTTTATTCCCACAAAACCGGGGTATTGTCGTTATATTGGTAAGTTTATTACTGAAGGCAATTCTCAAACAACTAACTCGATCTTTAAACTTTTACCTAAAGATTTACGAACCGGGTTAATGCACTTATTTACCTATAAATTGGGAGATCAAGATTTAACCGCCATGCACTCTCAAGAAACCATAGAATCATCTTTAAATCAACCTTGGCAAAAAGCCTATTTTATGCCTTCTCCGGCTGATGTGGGTATTGTCACTTTTAGAAAATGGTTAGACGAATTTGCCGGAGGCCAGCCGGCATGGCAAGGTAATCTACAAAAGAGTCATAAATCCTTAAGCGATGAGCAATTATACGATCGATGGCATAGACATACTAAACATTGTCCCAGTTGTCGCAACTCGGTTATTTTTATCGAAAAGGTTCAAAAAGCCTGTAATATTGCTACAATAGGATTAGTCCTTTTAACTTTAGTTTTCAGTTTACTAAATCTTCCGTTAACCTTAGTATTAGCCACAACAGGTTTAGGGGTTTTAAGTTTATTTTTCTCCGAAAAATTAGAGGATATTAGACATCTTTTCCTCAGCAGTATTCCCCGAAAAGGGTTACCTGTCGTTAAGGTTTTTCCGACTCAGACTCAAACCTCTGAAAAATAG